A region from the Hippoglossus hippoglossus isolate fHipHip1 chromosome 16, fHipHip1.pri, whole genome shotgun sequence genome encodes:
- the tap1 gene encoding LOW QUALITY PROTEIN: antigen peptide transporter 1 (The sequence of the model RefSeq protein was modified relative to this genomic sequence to represent the inferred CDS: inserted 1 base in 1 codon; deleted 1 base in 1 codon) — translation MMKKMSYFFPLLLVCLDVCAVHAISLSQLSPLFVSHPLLTLWGAGLIRAFLLIALTFAHPGNQWMSSFGGLQSLGVLCFHFPIYTTLLWGLGLSTMEELWGWHSWERVLQGYVVTAVAWLYWSQYVSSLLLSSGRYISSLFTKTPSEKPEQDTVTLLNRLTGYLKPYKWRFSAVLSLVFFSSYGEMAIPQYSGRMADWISNEESPDAFTEAIIFMTLMTFTSAVLEFVCDLIYNVTMSHIHTSVQEVVFQAVLKQDISFFDANDTGVLVSRITTDANNMSEALSEKLSLVMWYTARFVFLLFFMVSQSWKMTLFSCMGLPIIWVIPKLIGHFYQTIAVKVQESLAKANQVATETFSNMKTVRSFANEDGETERYRRQLDDTYSLNKKEALGYAASTWANSITTLALKVFILYYGGTLVTRGTVSSGDLVSFILYELQFASAVEGVMHSYPDVRKAIGGSQKIFEYLDRKPQIPPDGTLAPETLQGHIQFKNVRFSYSGPADENNIVLKDVSLELKPGQTTALVGLNRSGKTTPVSNCSRGFYQPQAGEIQLDGKPLQSYKDQYLHEKIAVVSQDCVLFGRSVRENIKYGCEKATDEEMHRAAKLANAHDFIMGLPNQYDTDAGEKGGQVAGGQKQRISIARALIRRPKILILDNATSDLDXENEYQVYQALLKLANTVLLISNQMNVVEKANHIVVLSEGVIKEEGSHGELLEKGGLYADMVKKYNMGFQRKEEKRNDAQS, via the exons atgatgaagaagatgagtTACTTCTTCCCCCTGCTCTTGGTGTGCTTGGACGTGTGTGCGGTGCACGCCATCAGCCTCTCCCAGCTCTCGCCTCTCTTCGTCTCCcacccactcctcaccctgtgGGGGGCAGGGCTGATCCGGGCCTTCCTCCTTATCGCCCTCACCTTCGCCCACCCTGGAAACCAGTGGATGAGCAGCTTCGGGGGGCTCCAGAGCTTAGGGGTCCTCTGCTTCCACTTTCCAATATACACAACTCTTCTGTGGGGGCTCGGGCTGTCCACCATGGAGGAGCTGTGGGGGTGGCACTCATGGGAAAGG GTGTTACAGGGTTATGTCGTGACAGCAGTGGCCTGGCTCTACTGGAGCCAATACGTGTCTTCTCTTCTGCTCTCCTCGGGCCGATACATCTCATCTCTGTTCACGAAGACGCCCTCTGAGAAGCCTGAGCAGGACACCGTCACCCTTCTGAATAGACTGACGGGATACCTGAAGCCATATAAGTGGCGCTTCTCTGCTGTGCTGTCACtcgtgtttttttcttcttacg GTGAGATGGCTATCCCTCAGTACAGTGGTCGCATGGCTGACTGGATCTCTAATGAAGAATCACCTGATGCGTTCACAGAGGCAATCATATTCATGACATTAATGACCTTCACCAG CGCTGTCCTGGAGTTTGTATGTGACCTCATCTACAATGTCACCATGAGCCACATCCACACCTCGGTGCAGGAAGTTGTCTTCCAGGCCGTGCTGAAACAGGATATAAGTTTCTTTGATGCAAATGATACTG GTGTACTGGTGTCCCGCATCACCACAGATGCCAATAATATGAGCGAGGCGCTGAGCGAGAAACTCAGTCTCGTGATGTGGTACACAGCACGTTTTGTCTTCCTCTTGTTCTTCATGGTGAGCCAGTCGTGGAAAATGACCTTGTTCAGTTGCATGGGACTGCCCATCATCTGGGTCATACCAAAACTCATCGGACATTTCTACCAG ACTATTGCTGTAAAAGTTCAGGAGTCACTGGCTAAGGCCAACCAGGTGGCCACAGAGACTTTCTCCAACATGAAGACAGTGAGGAGTTTTGCCAACGAGGATGGCGAGACAGAGAGGTACAGACGGCAGCTGGACGACACTTACAGCCTGAACAAAAAGGAAGCTCTTGGCTATGCGGCCTCTACCTGGGCCAACAGC ATCACCACTTTGGCCCTGAAGGTGTTTATTCTGTACTACGGAGGGACTCTTGTGACCAGGGGGACTGTCAGCAGTGGGGACTTGGTGTCCTTCATCCTTTACGAGCTACAGTTTGCCTCTGCTGTTGAG GGTGTCATGCATTCTTACCCGGATGTGAGGAAGGCAATCGGTGGCTCTCAAAAGATCTTTGAGTATTTGGATCGGAAACCTCAAATACCCCCAGACGGCACTTTGGCCCCCGAAACTCTTCAGGGACACATTCAATtcaaaaatgtcagattttcttACTCTGGCCCAgcagatgaaaataatattgtgcttaag GATGTGTCGCTGGAGCTAAAACCAGGTCAAACCACTGCCCTTGTTGGGCTCAACAGATCAGGGAAGACCACCCCTGTGTCAAACTGCTCGAGAGGTTTTTATCAGCCCCAAGCA GGAGAGATCCAACTGGATGGAAAACCACTGCAGAGCTACAAAGACCAGTACCTACACGAAAAG ATTGCCGTGGTGAGCCAGGATTGTGTGCTGTTTGGTCGCTCGGTGCGGGAGAACATCAAGTACGGCTGCGAGAAAGCCACTGATGAGGAGATGCACCGCGCTGCCAAGCTGGCGAACGCCCACGACTTCATCATGGGGCTGCCAAATCAATATGACACAG ATGCCGGAGAGAAGGGGGGGCAGGTAGCTGGAGGCCAGAAGCAGCGCATCTCCATTGCCAGAGCTTTGATCAGACGTCCCAAAATTCTGATACTGGACAACGCCACCAGTGACTTGG TAGAGAATGAATACCAG GTCTACCAAGCTTTGTTGAAGCTAGCCAACACCGTGCTGCTGATTTCCAACCAGATGAATGTTGTAGAGAAGGCCAATCATATAGTTGTTCTCAGTGAGGGGGTGATAAAGGAGGAGGGCAGCCATGgtgagctgctggagaaagGCGGCCTTTATGCTGACATGGTGAAAAAGTACAATATGGGCTTTCAGCgcaaagaagagaagaggaacgATGCACAGTCATGA